A stretch of Alkalicella caledoniensis DNA encodes these proteins:
- a CDS encoding VRR-NUC domain-containing protein → MTEKIIEQKLVKAVKELGGIAPKFVSPGFDGMPDRLILLPGCRIAFVEVKAPGKKPRPLQLARHKLLQGLGFKVYVLDSVAGIEKILSDMGGDAK, encoded by the coding sequence GTGACTGAAAAAATCATCGAACAAAAACTGGTAAAAGCAGTGAAAGAGCTGGGAGGCATTGCACCTAAGTTTGTCAGCCCAGGTTTTGATGGCATGCCGGATAGATTAATCCTTCTTCCCGGATGTAGAATCGCCTTTGTTGAAGTCAAAGCCCCTGGAAAGAAGCCTCGACCTTTACAACTGGCTAGACATAAGCTCCTTCAGGGTCTTGGATTCAAGGTTTATGTGCTTGATAGTGTAGCAGGAATAGAGAAAATATTATCCGATATGGGAGGTGATGCCAAATGA